One Paenibacillus sp. FSL W8-0186 genomic window carries:
- a CDS encoding YafY family protein, with amino-acid sequence MQINRLLEIVYILLDKKQVTAKQLAEQFEVSQRTIYRDIDTLSAAGIPIYTNKGRGGGIRLLDQFVLGKSMLSDKEQVDILSSLQGLNALNVPDVEPVLSKLAAIFNKESTSWIDVDFSRWGSDASEQEKFNLLKTAILNRNVVAFDYYSSYGVKTERIAEPIKLIFKGQGWYIYGFCRLKNDFRMFKVTRIKNLAYSQETFSREKPGEVWSYPSNMNHRTVKLVLKMESSMAYRVYDEFDQNGITKLPDGSFIVEVTYVEDEWVYGYILSYGAAAEVIEPEHVRNIIKQRLEASLRKYS; translated from the coding sequence ATGCAAATAAACAGGCTGCTTGAAATTGTGTATATTTTATTAGATAAAAAGCAGGTAACCGCCAAGCAATTGGCCGAGCAGTTCGAAGTATCGCAGCGGACGATTTACCGCGATATAGATACATTGAGTGCGGCGGGAATCCCCATATATACGAATAAGGGGAGGGGCGGAGGTATTCGTCTGCTTGATCAATTCGTGCTGGGCAAATCGATGCTGTCAGACAAGGAGCAGGTAGACATTCTCTCTTCGCTTCAAGGCTTGAATGCCTTGAATGTTCCAGATGTCGAGCCCGTGCTGAGTAAGCTCGCAGCCATATTCAACAAAGAGTCTACGAGCTGGATTGATGTCGACTTCTCCCGGTGGGGCTCTGATGCTTCGGAGCAGGAGAAGTTCAACTTGCTGAAAACGGCGATTTTAAACAGAAATGTAGTGGCCTTTGATTATTATAGTTCGTATGGAGTTAAAACCGAGAGAATCGCAGAGCCTATAAAGCTGATTTTTAAAGGGCAAGGCTGGTATATTTATGGATTTTGCAGGTTGAAAAATGACTTTAGAATGTTCAAGGTGACCCGAATCAAAAATCTGGCATACTCTCAAGAAACTTTTAGCAGAGAGAAGCCGGGGGAAGTCTGGAGTTATCCCTCCAATATGAATCATAGAACGGTAAAGCTTGTTTTAAAAATGGAGTCCAGCATGGCTTATAGAGTCTATGACGAATTTGACCAGAATGGTATAACTAAACTTCCGGACGGAAGCTTTATAGTAGAAGTTACCTATGTCGAGGATGAGTGGGTGTACGGGTACATATTGTCTTACGGTGCTGCTGCTGAGGTGATAGAACCGGAGCATGTCCGGAATATCATAAAGCAAAGGCTGGAGGCGAGTTTAAGAAAATATTCATGA
- a CDS encoding GyrI-like domain-containing protein codes for MNYEIVHVEEKRVAGIQIRTSNNDPYMSQKIGELWQRFYQDGIYHSIPDKRNDKSIGLYTHYEMDVHGEYDVIVCCEVQEAGDSDAKKSLEETEIQIETIPAGKYAKFIVQGHMQQAVAEFWMQLWSMELDRKFSSDFEEYQSGGDMDNAEIHIYIALN; via the coding sequence ATGAATTATGAAATAGTGCATGTAGAAGAAAAAAGAGTCGCAGGGATTCAGATTAGAACCAGCAACAACGATCCATATATGAGCCAAAAGATAGGTGAGCTCTGGCAGCGGTTTTATCAGGATGGAATCTACCACTCGATACCTGACAAACGGAATGATAAAAGCATAGGCTTATACACCCATTATGAGATGGATGTTCATGGCGAATATGATGTGATCGTATGCTGCGAAGTGCAAGAAGCGGGGGACTCTGATGCCAAAAAAAGTTTAGAAGAGACTGAGATTCAGATCGAAACGATCCCTGCGGGGAAATATGCTAAGTTTATTGTGCAGGGCCATATGCAGCAGGCGGTGGCTGAATTTTGGATGCAGCTGTGGTCGATGGAGCTGGATAGAAAATTCAGCAGCGATTTTGAGGAGTATCAAAGCGGTGGAGATATGGACAATGCAGAAATTCATATATATATTGCATTGAATTGA
- a CDS encoding DUF2089 family protein — protein MGERNIPLWILSLDSEDIEFMRKFIINSGSLKDLAKAYEVSYPTVRIRLDRLIQKIELAQDENSQPLVNFVKKLAIEERITLEDARLIIEKYNAERKGI, from the coding sequence ATGGGGGAGAGGAATATTCCTTTGTGGATTTTATCGTTGGATTCAGAAGATATCGAATTTATGCGTAAGTTCATTATTAATTCTGGCTCCTTAAAGGACCTTGCAAAAGCGTACGAGGTTTCTTATCCTACTGTTCGCATCAGATTAGACAGACTGATTCAAAAAATTGAACTAGCTCAGGACGAGAATTCACAACCTTTGGTTAATTTCGTTAAGAAACTTGCCATTGAGGAACGTATTACCTTAGAAGATGCACGACTTATTATCGAGAAATATAATGCAGAGAGGAAAGGGATATAG